DNA sequence from the Lysinibacillus sp. OF-1 genome:
CAATTGAAATGTAGAGGGATTGCTCTAGGATTTCAGAACAATACATAACGAATGTTTTTTAAGAACGGAAGGAGTTGACTTCATGCAACTAACAAGAGCAAATATTTGGTATCTTCTGACCCATAAATCATTCTTATTAGCACTGCTCATTATTAATCTATTAGGGACAATTTACGGCTATTATTGGTACGGTTGGCAGCTGGCTATTACCAAGCCGATTTTTTATATTTTTGTTCCTGATAGCCCGACAGCTAGCCTATTCTTCTGTTTTGTGCTGATAGCATGGATTATAGGAAAAAGCTGGCCACTAATGGAGGTGCTCGCTCTCGTTACATTGGTGAAGTATGGTCTTTGGGCAGATGTTATGAATATTTGGACATTGATTGAAACTGGTACCATTGGCTGGCAGGGCTGGATGTTAGTTGGATCGCATTTTGCTATGGCAGTCCAAGCTATACTTTATTTGAAGAAGTATGTCTTCACTTATTGGCATGTAGCTATAGCAGCAGTGTGGACATTGCATAATGATGTCATTGACTATGTGTTTGGTCAAATGCCTATGTATCGAGATTTAGCTCAATACACAAGCTATATTGGTTACTTTACGTTTTGGTTATCCATTGCGTGTATTTTTCTTGCGATTTTCTCAATTAGGCAGCGCAAATATTTGCCGAATTAAGGTATAAATTATAGAATTATAGTATTGAGGTAGAAAGGGGTTAGAAAATTGTCAACTAGCATGTATATTGTTTATTTTGCCATTATTATGCTGCTCCCACTTTATGCACAGATGAAGGTAAAGGGGACGTATAAGAAGTTTGCAAAACAACGTACAATGAAGGGGCAGACTGGTGCAGAGGTAGCGCGTGCGATTTTAGATGCGAACGGCTTATATGATGTACGAGTTGTGCCAACGCAAGGTGTGTTGTCTGATCATTATAATCCGGCAACAAAAACAGTTGCTTTATCAGAAAGTAACTTTTATGAAGCGAGTGTTGCAGGTGCTGCGGTTGCTGCCCATGAGGTAGGTCACGCCATCCAACATAAAGAAGCTTATTCTATGCTTACATTACGTAGTAAGCTCGTTCCCGTAGCAAATATTTCGTCTAATATGTCTTGGATTTTTGTAATGATTGGTATTTTTGCAAGTAGTACGAATTTCTTGCTGTTAGGTATCATATTATTAGCAGCAGGTGTTGTTTTCCAATTAGTGACACTGCCAGTGGAATTCGATGCTTCAAAGCGTGCCTTAGTTCAAATGAATTCATTAGGTATTGTTACAAATGAAGAAGAACGTCCGGCACGAAAAGTGTTAAGTGCAGCAGCGCTAACATATGTAGCGGCGGCAGCA
Encoded proteins:
- a CDS encoding DUF1405 domain-containing protein; the protein is MQLTRANIWYLLTHKSFLLALLIINLLGTIYGYYWYGWQLAITKPIFYIFVPDSPTASLFFCFVLIAWIIGKSWPLMEVLALVTLVKYGLWADVMNIWTLIETGTIGWQGWMLVGSHFAMAVQAILYLKKYVFTYWHVAIAAVWTLHNDVIDYVFGQMPMYRDLAQYTSYIGYFTFWLSIACIFLAIFSIRQRKYLPN
- a CDS encoding zinc metallopeptidase, which translates into the protein MYIVYFAIIMLLPLYAQMKVKGTYKKFAKQRTMKGQTGAEVARAILDANGLYDVRVVPTQGVLSDHYNPATKTVALSESNFYEASVAGAAVAAHEVGHAIQHKEAYSMLTLRSKLVPVANISSNMSWIFVMIGIFASSTNFLLLGIILLAAGVVFQLVTLPVEFDASKRALVQMNSLGIVTNEEERPARKVLSAAALTYVAAAAVAVLELLRLVLIFTNMRSDD